A region of Vicugna pacos chromosome 7, VicPac4, whole genome shotgun sequence DNA encodes the following proteins:
- the IL6 gene encoding interleukin-6: MRLGMPEAQSVLEPTKNERELHLPSRNSAMNSLSTSAFSPVAFSLGLLLVMATAFPTPVPLGEDFKDGTTSNRPFTSPDKTEELIKYILGRISAMRKEMCEKYDKCENSKEALSENNLNLPKMTEKDGCFQSGFNQETCLMRITIGLLEFQIYLDYLQNYYEGDKGNTEAVQISTKALIQLLRQKVKQPEEVSTPNPITGSSLLNKLQTENQWMKNTKMILILRSLEDFLQFSLRAVRIM; the protein is encoded by the exons ATGAGACTGGGGATGCCTGAGGCTCAGTCTGTCCTCGAGCCCACCAAGAACGAAAGAGAGCTCCATCTGCCCTCCAGGAACTCAGCTATGAACTCGCTCTCCACAA GCGCCTTCAGTCCAGTTGCCTTCTCCCTGGGGCTGCTCCTGGTGATGGCTACTGCTTTCCCTACCCCGGTACCCCTGGGAGAAGATTTCAAAGATGGTACCACCTCAAACAGACCATTCACCTCTCCAGACAAAACTGAAGAACTTATTAAGTACATCCTCGGCAGAATCTCTGCAATGAGAAAGGAG ATGTGTGAAAAGTATGACAAGTGTGAAAACAGCAAGGAGGCACTGTCAGAAAACAACCTGAACCTTCCGAAAATGACAGAAAAAGACGGATGCTTCCAATCTGGGTTCAATCAG GAGACCTGCCTGATGAGAATCACCATTGGTCTTCTGGAGTTTCAGATATACCTGGACTACCTCCAGAACTATTATGAGGGTGATAAAGGAAACACTGAGGCTGTGCAAATCAGTACCAAAGCATTGATCCAGCTCCTGAGGCAAAAA gTAAAGCAACCAGAAGAAGTAAGCACCCCTAACCCAATCACAGGCTCCAGCCTGCTGAATAAACTGCAGACTGAGAACCAGTggatgaagaatacaaaaatgatCCTCATCCTGCGAAGCCTCGAGGATTTCCTGCAGTTCAGCCTGAGGGCTGTTCGGATAATGTAG